From one Lotus japonicus ecotype B-129 chromosome 3, LjGifu_v1.2 genomic stretch:
- the LOC130747437 gene encoding probable E3 ubiquitin-protein ligase ARI1 isoform X3: protein MDDYASTDEEYRYSDQDDSLDDDDDDAFENDGQDYGLLSSKAPTSQVITKESLLAAQRDDLRRVMEMLSVREQHARTLLIYHRWDVEKLFAVYVDRGKEFLFREAGVSVDEHRDSVVHASVMCEICIEDVPSDEATRMDCGHCFCNSSFTGWTEHFIVKINEGQSKRIRCMAHKCNSICDEAVVRTLLSKKHPDLAEKYERFLLESYIEDNKRVKWCPSVPHCGNAVRTEDDNLCEVECSCGEQFCFNCLSEAHSPCSCLMWELWTKKCRDESETVNWITVHTKPCPKCHKPVEKNGGCNLVSCICGQAFCWLCGGATGRDHTWSSIAGHSCGRYKEQEKTAERAKRDLYRYMHYHNRYKAHTDSFKLESKLKENIQGKIAISEEKDSTLRDYSWVNNGLSRLFRSRRVLSYSYAFAFYMFGDELFKDEMSEAQREIKQNLFEDQQQQLEGNVEKLSKILEEPFETFQDAKVMELRMQIINVSTIIDKLCQKMYDCIENDLLGSLHLGVHSIAPYKSKGIERASELSDCWNNKANNTDHDWASGSGCRDESGCSSRKRARKEGVGGAGFFDLNLPAEFVDRN from the exons GTGATAACTAAGGAGTCATTGCTAGCTGCACAG AGGGATGATTTGCGCAGAGTGATGGAGATGCTTTCGGTGAGGGAGCAACATGCGCGTACGCTGCTTATTTATCATCGTTGGGATGTGGAGAAATTGTTTGCAGTGTATGTAGACAGGGGGAAAGAATTTCTGTTTCGTGAAGCTGGTGTTAGTGTGGATGAACATCGTGACTCGGTGGTTCATGCTTCTGTGATGTGCGAAATCTGCATCGAGGATGTTCCTAGTGATGAAGCGACCAGAATGGACTGTGGTCACTGCTTTTGCAACTCCT CTTTTACAGGTTGGACAGAGCACTTTATTGTTAAGATAAATGAGGGTCAAAGTAAACGCATTAGATGCATGGCGCACAAATGTAATTCCATTTGTGATGAAGCTGTCGTAAGAACTCTACTCAGTAAAAAGCACCCTGATTTGGCGGAGAAATATGAGCGGTTTCTTCTTGAATCCTACATTGAAGACAACAAGAGGGTTAAATGGTGTCCAAGCGTGCCTCATTGTGGGAATGCAGTTCGCACTGAGGATGATAACTTGTGTGAGGTAGAATGTTCATGTGGCGAACAATTTTGTTTTAATTGCTTGTCAGAAGCACACTCCCCCTGTTCATGCTTGATGTGGGAGCTTTGGACTAAGAAATGTCGAGATGAATCAGAAACTGTTAATTGGATAACAGTTCATACAAAACCTTGTCCAAAGTGCCACAAACCGGTGGAGAAGAATGGTGGTTGTAACTTGGTTAGCTGTATATGTGGCCAAGCATTTTG TTGGTTGTGTGGTGGAGCCACTGGCCGAGATCATACTTGGTCAAGTATAGCTGGTCATAGCTGTGGTCGCTACAAAGAACAAGAAAAGACAGCTGAACGGGCAAAAAGGGATCTTTATAGGTATATGCACTATCATAACCGATATAAAGCTCATACAGACTCCTTCAAGCTTGAAAGTAAACTAAAAGAGAACATACAAGGGAAGATTGCTATTTCAGAAGAAAAAGATTCTACACTCAGAGATTATAGCTGGGTAAATAATGGACTCTCCAGACTTTTCAGATCTAGGCGTGTCCTTTCGTATTCATATGCATTTGCATTTTATATGTTTGGAGATGAGCTTTTTAAAGATGAAATGTCAGAAGCTCAGAGGGAAATAAAACAGAACCTATTTGAGGATCAACAGCAGCAGCTTGAGGGCAACGTTGAAAAACTCTCTAAAATTTTGGAGGAGCCTTTTGAAACCTTTCAAGATGCAAAGGTGATGGAGTTAAGGATGCAAATAATCAATGTTTCAACAATTATTGACAAACTTTGTCAGAAAAT GTATGATTGCATCGAGAATGATTTATTGGGCTCTCTCCATCTTGGTGTTCACAGTATAGCTCCCTATAAATCAAAGGGCATAGAGAGGGCTTCAGAACTCTCAGATTGTTGGAACAATAAAGCCAATAATACTG ATCATGATTGGGCTTCTGGATCAGGGTGTAGAGACGAGAGTGGATGTTCTTCGCGTAAGCGTGCTAGAAAAGAGGGTGTTGGAGGCGCTGGCTTTTTTGATCTAAACTTACCAGCTGAGTTTGTAGAcagaaattga
- the LOC130747437 gene encoding probable E3 ubiquitin-protein ligase ARI1 isoform X1 → MDDYASTDEEYRYSDQDDSLDDDDDDAFENDGQDYGLLSSKAPTSQVITKESLLAAQRDDLRRVMEMLSVREQHARTLLIYHRWDVEKLFAVYVDRGKEFLFREAGVSVDEHRDSVVHASVMCEICIEDVPSDEATRMDCGHCFCNSSFTGWTEHFIVKINEGQSKRIRCMAHKCNSICDEAVVRTLLSKKHPDLAEKYERFLLESYIEDNKRVKWCPSVPHCGNAVRTEDDNLCEVECSCGEQFCFNCLSEAHSPCSCLMWELWTKKCRDESETVNWITVHTKPCPKCHKPVEKNGGCNLVSCICGQAFCWLCGGATGRDHTWSSIAGHSCGRYKEQEKTAERAKRDLYRYMHYHNRYKAHTDSFKLESKLKENIQGKIAISEEKDSTLRDYSWVNNGLSRLFRSRRVLSYSYAFAFYMFGDELFKDEMSEAQREIKQNLFEDQQQQLEGNVEKLSKILEEPFETFQDAKVMELRMQIINVSTIIDKLCQKMYDCIENDLLGSLHLGVHSIAPYKSKGIERASELSDCWNNKANNTGVTTDHDWASGSGCRDESGCSSRKRARKEGVGGAGFFDLNLPAEFVDRN, encoded by the exons GTGATAACTAAGGAGTCATTGCTAGCTGCACAG AGGGATGATTTGCGCAGAGTGATGGAGATGCTTTCGGTGAGGGAGCAACATGCGCGTACGCTGCTTATTTATCATCGTTGGGATGTGGAGAAATTGTTTGCAGTGTATGTAGACAGGGGGAAAGAATTTCTGTTTCGTGAAGCTGGTGTTAGTGTGGATGAACATCGTGACTCGGTGGTTCATGCTTCTGTGATGTGCGAAATCTGCATCGAGGATGTTCCTAGTGATGAAGCGACCAGAATGGACTGTGGTCACTGCTTTTGCAACTCCT CTTTTACAGGTTGGACAGAGCACTTTATTGTTAAGATAAATGAGGGTCAAAGTAAACGCATTAGATGCATGGCGCACAAATGTAATTCCATTTGTGATGAAGCTGTCGTAAGAACTCTACTCAGTAAAAAGCACCCTGATTTGGCGGAGAAATATGAGCGGTTTCTTCTTGAATCCTACATTGAAGACAACAAGAGGGTTAAATGGTGTCCAAGCGTGCCTCATTGTGGGAATGCAGTTCGCACTGAGGATGATAACTTGTGTGAGGTAGAATGTTCATGTGGCGAACAATTTTGTTTTAATTGCTTGTCAGAAGCACACTCCCCCTGTTCATGCTTGATGTGGGAGCTTTGGACTAAGAAATGTCGAGATGAATCAGAAACTGTTAATTGGATAACAGTTCATACAAAACCTTGTCCAAAGTGCCACAAACCGGTGGAGAAGAATGGTGGTTGTAACTTGGTTAGCTGTATATGTGGCCAAGCATTTTG TTGGTTGTGTGGTGGAGCCACTGGCCGAGATCATACTTGGTCAAGTATAGCTGGTCATAGCTGTGGTCGCTACAAAGAACAAGAAAAGACAGCTGAACGGGCAAAAAGGGATCTTTATAGGTATATGCACTATCATAACCGATATAAAGCTCATACAGACTCCTTCAAGCTTGAAAGTAAACTAAAAGAGAACATACAAGGGAAGATTGCTATTTCAGAAGAAAAAGATTCTACACTCAGAGATTATAGCTGGGTAAATAATGGACTCTCCAGACTTTTCAGATCTAGGCGTGTCCTTTCGTATTCATATGCATTTGCATTTTATATGTTTGGAGATGAGCTTTTTAAAGATGAAATGTCAGAAGCTCAGAGGGAAATAAAACAGAACCTATTTGAGGATCAACAGCAGCAGCTTGAGGGCAACGTTGAAAAACTCTCTAAAATTTTGGAGGAGCCTTTTGAAACCTTTCAAGATGCAAAGGTGATGGAGTTAAGGATGCAAATAATCAATGTTTCAACAATTATTGACAAACTTTGTCAGAAAAT GTATGATTGCATCGAGAATGATTTATTGGGCTCTCTCCATCTTGGTGTTCACAGTATAGCTCCCTATAAATCAAAGGGCATAGAGAGGGCTTCAGAACTCTCAGATTGTTGGAACAATAAAGCCAATAATACTG GTGTAACTACAGATCATGATTGGGCTTCTGGATCAGGGTGTAGAGACGAGAGTGGATGTTCTTCGCGTAAGCGTGCTAGAAAAGAGGGTGTTGGAGGCGCTGGCTTTTTTGATCTAAACTTACCAGCTGAGTTTGTAGAcagaaattga
- the LOC130747437 gene encoding probable E3 ubiquitin-protein ligase ARI1 isoform X2, translating to MDDYASTDEEYRYSDQDDSLDDDDDDAFENDGQDYGLLSSKAPTSQVITKESLLAAQRDDLRRVMEMLSVREQHARTLLIYHRWDVEKLFAVYVDRGKEFLFREAGVSVDEHRDSVVHASVMCEICIEDVPSDEATRMDCGHCFCNSCWTEHFIVKINEGQSKRIRCMAHKCNSICDEAVVRTLLSKKHPDLAEKYERFLLESYIEDNKRVKWCPSVPHCGNAVRTEDDNLCEVECSCGEQFCFNCLSEAHSPCSCLMWELWTKKCRDESETVNWITVHTKPCPKCHKPVEKNGGCNLVSCICGQAFCWLCGGATGRDHTWSSIAGHSCGRYKEQEKTAERAKRDLYRYMHYHNRYKAHTDSFKLESKLKENIQGKIAISEEKDSTLRDYSWVNNGLSRLFRSRRVLSYSYAFAFYMFGDELFKDEMSEAQREIKQNLFEDQQQQLEGNVEKLSKILEEPFETFQDAKVMELRMQIINVSTIIDKLCQKMYDCIENDLLGSLHLGVHSIAPYKSKGIERASELSDCWNNKANNTGVTTDHDWASGSGCRDESGCSSRKRARKEGVGGAGFFDLNLPAEFVDRN from the exons GTGATAACTAAGGAGTCATTGCTAGCTGCACAG AGGGATGATTTGCGCAGAGTGATGGAGATGCTTTCGGTGAGGGAGCAACATGCGCGTACGCTGCTTATTTATCATCGTTGGGATGTGGAGAAATTGTTTGCAGTGTATGTAGACAGGGGGAAAGAATTTCTGTTTCGTGAAGCTGGTGTTAGTGTGGATGAACATCGTGACTCGGTGGTTCATGCTTCTGTGATGTGCGAAATCTGCATCGAGGATGTTCCTAGTGATGAAGCGACCAGAATGGACTGTGGTCACTGCTTTTGCAACTCCT GTTGGACAGAGCACTTTATTGTTAAGATAAATGAGGGTCAAAGTAAACGCATTAGATGCATGGCGCACAAATGTAATTCCATTTGTGATGAAGCTGTCGTAAGAACTCTACTCAGTAAAAAGCACCCTGATTTGGCGGAGAAATATGAGCGGTTTCTTCTTGAATCCTACATTGAAGACAACAAGAGGGTTAAATGGTGTCCAAGCGTGCCTCATTGTGGGAATGCAGTTCGCACTGAGGATGATAACTTGTGTGAGGTAGAATGTTCATGTGGCGAACAATTTTGTTTTAATTGCTTGTCAGAAGCACACTCCCCCTGTTCATGCTTGATGTGGGAGCTTTGGACTAAGAAATGTCGAGATGAATCAGAAACTGTTAATTGGATAACAGTTCATACAAAACCTTGTCCAAAGTGCCACAAACCGGTGGAGAAGAATGGTGGTTGTAACTTGGTTAGCTGTATATGTGGCCAAGCATTTTG TTGGTTGTGTGGTGGAGCCACTGGCCGAGATCATACTTGGTCAAGTATAGCTGGTCATAGCTGTGGTCGCTACAAAGAACAAGAAAAGACAGCTGAACGGGCAAAAAGGGATCTTTATAGGTATATGCACTATCATAACCGATATAAAGCTCATACAGACTCCTTCAAGCTTGAAAGTAAACTAAAAGAGAACATACAAGGGAAGATTGCTATTTCAGAAGAAAAAGATTCTACACTCAGAGATTATAGCTGGGTAAATAATGGACTCTCCAGACTTTTCAGATCTAGGCGTGTCCTTTCGTATTCATATGCATTTGCATTTTATATGTTTGGAGATGAGCTTTTTAAAGATGAAATGTCAGAAGCTCAGAGGGAAATAAAACAGAACCTATTTGAGGATCAACAGCAGCAGCTTGAGGGCAACGTTGAAAAACTCTCTAAAATTTTGGAGGAGCCTTTTGAAACCTTTCAAGATGCAAAGGTGATGGAGTTAAGGATGCAAATAATCAATGTTTCAACAATTATTGACAAACTTTGTCAGAAAAT GTATGATTGCATCGAGAATGATTTATTGGGCTCTCTCCATCTTGGTGTTCACAGTATAGCTCCCTATAAATCAAAGGGCATAGAGAGGGCTTCAGAACTCTCAGATTGTTGGAACAATAAAGCCAATAATACTG GTGTAACTACAGATCATGATTGGGCTTCTGGATCAGGGTGTAGAGACGAGAGTGGATGTTCTTCGCGTAAGCGTGCTAGAAAAGAGGGTGTTGGAGGCGCTGGCTTTTTTGATCTAAACTTACCAGCTGAGTTTGTAGAcagaaattga
- the LOC130747437 gene encoding probable E3 ubiquitin-protein ligase ARI1 isoform X4 — protein MDDYASTDEEYRYSDQDDSLDDDDDDAFENDGQDYGLLSSKAPTSQVITKESLLAAQRDDLRRVMEMLSVREQHARTLLIYHRWDVEKLFAVYVDRGKEFLFREAGVSVDEHRDSVVHASVMCEICIEDVPSDEATRMDCGHCFCNSSFTGWTEHFIVKINEGQSKRIRCMAHKCNSICDEAVVRTLLSKKHPDLAEKYERFLLESYIEDNKRVKWCPSVPHCGNAVRTEDDNLCEVECSCGEQFCFNCLSEAHSPCSCLMWELWTKKCRDESETVNWITVHTKPCPKCHKPVEKNGGCNLVSCICGQAFCWLCGGATGRDHTWSSIAGHSCGRYKEQEKTAERAKRDLYRYMHYHNRYKAHTDSFKLESKLKENIQGKIAISEEKDSTLRDYSWVNNGLSRLFRSRRVLSYSYAFAFYMFGDELFKDEMSEAQREIKQNLFEDQQQQLEGNVEKLSKILEEPFETFQDAKVMELRMQIINVSTIIDKLCQKMYDCIENDLLGSLHLGVHSIAPYKSKGIERASELSDCWNNKANNTGCRDESGCSSRKRARKEGVGGAGFFDLNLPAEFVDRN, from the exons GTGATAACTAAGGAGTCATTGCTAGCTGCACAG AGGGATGATTTGCGCAGAGTGATGGAGATGCTTTCGGTGAGGGAGCAACATGCGCGTACGCTGCTTATTTATCATCGTTGGGATGTGGAGAAATTGTTTGCAGTGTATGTAGACAGGGGGAAAGAATTTCTGTTTCGTGAAGCTGGTGTTAGTGTGGATGAACATCGTGACTCGGTGGTTCATGCTTCTGTGATGTGCGAAATCTGCATCGAGGATGTTCCTAGTGATGAAGCGACCAGAATGGACTGTGGTCACTGCTTTTGCAACTCCT CTTTTACAGGTTGGACAGAGCACTTTATTGTTAAGATAAATGAGGGTCAAAGTAAACGCATTAGATGCATGGCGCACAAATGTAATTCCATTTGTGATGAAGCTGTCGTAAGAACTCTACTCAGTAAAAAGCACCCTGATTTGGCGGAGAAATATGAGCGGTTTCTTCTTGAATCCTACATTGAAGACAACAAGAGGGTTAAATGGTGTCCAAGCGTGCCTCATTGTGGGAATGCAGTTCGCACTGAGGATGATAACTTGTGTGAGGTAGAATGTTCATGTGGCGAACAATTTTGTTTTAATTGCTTGTCAGAAGCACACTCCCCCTGTTCATGCTTGATGTGGGAGCTTTGGACTAAGAAATGTCGAGATGAATCAGAAACTGTTAATTGGATAACAGTTCATACAAAACCTTGTCCAAAGTGCCACAAACCGGTGGAGAAGAATGGTGGTTGTAACTTGGTTAGCTGTATATGTGGCCAAGCATTTTG TTGGTTGTGTGGTGGAGCCACTGGCCGAGATCATACTTGGTCAAGTATAGCTGGTCATAGCTGTGGTCGCTACAAAGAACAAGAAAAGACAGCTGAACGGGCAAAAAGGGATCTTTATAGGTATATGCACTATCATAACCGATATAAAGCTCATACAGACTCCTTCAAGCTTGAAAGTAAACTAAAAGAGAACATACAAGGGAAGATTGCTATTTCAGAAGAAAAAGATTCTACACTCAGAGATTATAGCTGGGTAAATAATGGACTCTCCAGACTTTTCAGATCTAGGCGTGTCCTTTCGTATTCATATGCATTTGCATTTTATATGTTTGGAGATGAGCTTTTTAAAGATGAAATGTCAGAAGCTCAGAGGGAAATAAAACAGAACCTATTTGAGGATCAACAGCAGCAGCTTGAGGGCAACGTTGAAAAACTCTCTAAAATTTTGGAGGAGCCTTTTGAAACCTTTCAAGATGCAAAGGTGATGGAGTTAAGGATGCAAATAATCAATGTTTCAACAATTATTGACAAACTTTGTCAGAAAAT GTATGATTGCATCGAGAATGATTTATTGGGCTCTCTCCATCTTGGTGTTCACAGTATAGCTCCCTATAAATCAAAGGGCATAGAGAGGGCTTCAGAACTCTCAGATTGTTGGAACAATAAAGCCAATAATACTG GGTGTAGAGACGAGAGTGGATGTTCTTCGCGTAAGCGTGCTAGAAAAGAGGGTGTTGGAGGCGCTGGCTTTTTTGATCTAAACTTACCAGCTGAGTTTGTAGAcagaaattga
- the LOC130747437 gene encoding probable E3 ubiquitin-protein ligase ARI1 isoform X5, whose translation MDDYASTDEEYRYSDQDDSLDDDDDDAFENDGQDYGLLSSKAPTSQVITKESLLAAQRDDLRRVMEMLSVREQHARTLLIYHRWDVEKLFAVYVDRGKEFLFREAGVSVDEHRDSVVHASVMCEICIEDVPSDEATRMDCGHCFCNSSFTGWTEHFIVKINEGQSKRIRCMAHKCNSICDEAVVRTLLSKKHPDLAEKYERFLLESYIEDNKRVKWCPSVPHCGNAVRTEDDNLCEVECSCGEQFCFNCLSEAHSPCSCLMWELWTKKCRDESETVNWITVHTKPCPKCHKPVEKNGGCNLVSCICGQAFCWLCGGATGRDHTWSSIAGHSCGRYKEQEKTAERAKRDLYRYMHYHNRYKAHTDSFKLESKLKENIQGKIAISEEKDSTLRDYSWVNNGLSRLFRSRRVLSYSYAFAFYMFGDELFKDEMSEAQREIKQNLFEDQQQQLEGNVEKLSKILEEPFETFQDAKVMELRMQIINVSTIIDKLCQKMYDCIENDLLGSLHLGVHSIAPYKSKGIERASELSDCWNNKANNTV comes from the exons GTGATAACTAAGGAGTCATTGCTAGCTGCACAG AGGGATGATTTGCGCAGAGTGATGGAGATGCTTTCGGTGAGGGAGCAACATGCGCGTACGCTGCTTATTTATCATCGTTGGGATGTGGAGAAATTGTTTGCAGTGTATGTAGACAGGGGGAAAGAATTTCTGTTTCGTGAAGCTGGTGTTAGTGTGGATGAACATCGTGACTCGGTGGTTCATGCTTCTGTGATGTGCGAAATCTGCATCGAGGATGTTCCTAGTGATGAAGCGACCAGAATGGACTGTGGTCACTGCTTTTGCAACTCCT CTTTTACAGGTTGGACAGAGCACTTTATTGTTAAGATAAATGAGGGTCAAAGTAAACGCATTAGATGCATGGCGCACAAATGTAATTCCATTTGTGATGAAGCTGTCGTAAGAACTCTACTCAGTAAAAAGCACCCTGATTTGGCGGAGAAATATGAGCGGTTTCTTCTTGAATCCTACATTGAAGACAACAAGAGGGTTAAATGGTGTCCAAGCGTGCCTCATTGTGGGAATGCAGTTCGCACTGAGGATGATAACTTGTGTGAGGTAGAATGTTCATGTGGCGAACAATTTTGTTTTAATTGCTTGTCAGAAGCACACTCCCCCTGTTCATGCTTGATGTGGGAGCTTTGGACTAAGAAATGTCGAGATGAATCAGAAACTGTTAATTGGATAACAGTTCATACAAAACCTTGTCCAAAGTGCCACAAACCGGTGGAGAAGAATGGTGGTTGTAACTTGGTTAGCTGTATATGTGGCCAAGCATTTTG TTGGTTGTGTGGTGGAGCCACTGGCCGAGATCATACTTGGTCAAGTATAGCTGGTCATAGCTGTGGTCGCTACAAAGAACAAGAAAAGACAGCTGAACGGGCAAAAAGGGATCTTTATAGGTATATGCACTATCATAACCGATATAAAGCTCATACAGACTCCTTCAAGCTTGAAAGTAAACTAAAAGAGAACATACAAGGGAAGATTGCTATTTCAGAAGAAAAAGATTCTACACTCAGAGATTATAGCTGGGTAAATAATGGACTCTCCAGACTTTTCAGATCTAGGCGTGTCCTTTCGTATTCATATGCATTTGCATTTTATATGTTTGGAGATGAGCTTTTTAAAGATGAAATGTCAGAAGCTCAGAGGGAAATAAAACAGAACCTATTTGAGGATCAACAGCAGCAGCTTGAGGGCAACGTTGAAAAACTCTCTAAAATTTTGGAGGAGCCTTTTGAAACCTTTCAAGATGCAAAGGTGATGGAGTTAAGGATGCAAATAATCAATGTTTCAACAATTATTGACAAACTTTGTCAGAAAAT GTATGATTGCATCGAGAATGATTTATTGGGCTCTCTCCATCTTGGTGTTCACAGTATAGCTCCCTATAAATCAAAGGGCATAGAGAGGGCTTCAGAACTCTCAGATTGTTGGAACAATAAAGCCAATAATACTG TTTGA